GATCACTGTAGTAGTTGGAGCTTTTAGATCATGATCTTTATGTCTCCATCCCACCAGAGAATGCCTTATATTCATAGAACAAAAATGCAAGTCATTCTGTGAATGGTGGCTATGTGAAGAGAGGGACACCCTGTGTTTACTATGAAGAAGGTAGTAATAACCTATCCACAGTTTCACTACATTTGTAAAGAAATATTGTAAAACTACCTTccagatcacaggtgtcaaaaacaaggcccgcgggctgaacccggccctccaggccatttcatgtggcccttgcacctccagccctcctctgttcctcctccagacccttactttctgctttcaagcaatgcatccagcttcttcccagcaacagcataaggaaagggggtgcactgggaTGTAAGGGAGagcgggggactcaacttctgatgatgGGGTGGcttttgacatctaatgtaaggggaggggatgcgctggacatctaatcttacagatacaaccggcccttttgagagccattgtaatgctgatgcggcccacgatgaaattgattttgacacccctgttctagatgATCAAGattattttgaaaacaaaatgagGGGTATAACAGCTTAAAGGGACACTGTCCCCTtgcccattcataaaaaaatgacAAGGCCCCCCCCTAACCCAGTTGTATTTCCTATGCCAACTTCTCCCTCACTGTGCCTACCACTGTGCTCAGCTACAATATTTAGTGCTTTGGGGTATGGAGGAGCACCTGACTTTCTCTCCCCATGCCCAAGCACTATCACATTATCGAGGCAGCGATGCCACTGCtcctcttaggccccatgcacacgagaagcaaatgcaaacacatgtaaactcaagttttcaaaggcaaaaaccggcgtttaaaacgcctgtttttgccgcaaattttgcagcgttttgccgcgtttaaccacgtttgcggctatcagcttttacaacaaagacattgtagaccctcccaaagctttgaaacgcaaaaacttttgcgtctgaacccaaaattttgcttctgaaaaaactagcctaaacccaactgctttaaaacgcaaaaaaacgtgaatgtgtgcatggacacataggataacattaaatgtcttcaggggcagttgaaaaaaatgcccaaatgcctctgaactcgagtttaccagcgtctcgtgtgcatggggccttagcgtTCTGCAGCAGCTGATATTAGGGACTTTAGAGTTAGTTAAAATGGAAGCAGAAATGGAGAGCACTGAAAGTTTTTGGGGGGTGCGGGGGGGCTTTACAGAGACagcgaggttgatttactaaaaccagaaagtgcaaaatctggtgcagctgtgcatgttagccaatcagcttctaattgttgcttgttcaattaagctttgccaacAAAGAACCCCtaaaagctaattggtttctatgcagagctgcaccagattttagtaaatcaaccccattgtcactTTACCCTAAATGAACAAGGTGATAGGGTGTCTTCAATTTTAAAACATATAAATCAATGCACCTCACAGGTTAACAGGTTAACATCACTgaactgaagctaaaaaaaaaatgtttactaaagggaaatttgTATTGAGAGAATGtgcaggctgccattgctgacctctcttTTTAAAAACGTCTGCCTGGCTTTCATACTTGTATCAGACCAGGAACAAGCATGCAAATCAGGAGATCTGACTTCACTCTCACTTGCTACATGCTTATTCCTGGTTGGTAACCCATAAGGTATTAAAGCCAGTGGTATAAAGCATTTTAGACAACCAGCTTTTTCAAAATGGCATCATACATGTTTCTCTCAGGACAGGTCTCCCAGAAGCCTCCAGATATCCAATAAATGCATTTCAGCACTCTTAACTTACATTCAATCTCAGGATTCCACAGGCCGTGCCTTTTCTTGGGTATCTGTAGAAGGAGAATCTGACTGGACGGATGTTTTATGGATATCTTCCTGAATGCTGATAGAAGAGGGTTTGCTTTCTTCCTCCAGGTTAAGTGTGGTCCCTGCTGGTCCGGAGTCCACCAAATCAGTAGATGGAATGACGACACACTCTTGGGTTGATGGTTTATTTTCGTCATCTGTTTCAATTCCTTTGGTTTGTGCTGAAGTACTAAGGACATTTATTGGTTCATGTACAGGTTCTTGAACTTGGGAAACAAATTCATCTTCCtgattctgtctttcagtgcTGACACATTCATGATCATTCGTTTTTTCTATAACTTTTTCCACTGTTGTCGCAACTGTAATATGTACAGTAGTGGTAATACTGGTTTTAGTGTTGTTTGATTCTACAATAGTTTCTTCTGTTTGGTGTGTTACAGTACTGCCTTTAGGTGTTTCATCTTGGCTGCTTGCATCTACCACAAAACAATTTGTTGCTGCTTCAATTGCAGCATCTACAATAGCTGCAGCCTTTTGAGAAACAGATGCCACTAAGGTTGGAGCCTCCTCTGGATTTTGTGTGTGGTCTTCTGACTGTAAATTAAGGTCAGGCTTTTCAATAAGCTGTATGCAATCTGATGGTGTTTCAATAGGTTTAACAGTCTCTTCTAACATCTTTTCTTCTACTGCAGCAGCTGTAACTGTCTCAGATACATTGCTAGCCTCTGAAGTTTCAAACTCTGGGATGTCAGTCGTGATTAATTCCTCTCTTACTTCTTTGACTTCTTCAATCAGTGATAACTGATTAACTACATTACTTAGGGACCCAGATTCACATTTATCTTCATGCTGTTCAATGGTAAATTCCACTGCCCTCTTTGTTTCCTCATCCAGAGCTTTTGTATCTTCAACATGGATCGGCTCGCTTGTGGTACCAGTACTGTCAAAATGATCATCCACAAAACAAATAACTTTTTCCATGGCACTTACTAGGATCCCTTCTTCAATCTGCTCCAAGTTCTCTGTCTGCACATCAGAAACACATTCATTTGTCAGTTCATCTGGCACAACATCTTCATCAACCTTCTTTTCGACTAATGTAGTTACACCTTcttcaatctgtccctgattgcTTACTTCAGCCTGTCCGGAAATAGGAATATCTTTGGTATCCTGCAACTCAGCTGAAACTGGAACATCTTCCTCAACCAACACTTCTTCTTTAGCCTGTTCTTCGACTAATACTACTTCTTCAACTAATCCAGGAGTAATATCTTCCACGTCAACTTTATCTGACATATTTATGGCTTCTTCAGCCTTACCTTCAACACATTTAAGGTGACTTTCTTTAACTTGTAGCTCTGTTGATGCCGCAAAGTCTTTTTCAGCTGGTTCCTCAGGCAAAACAGGAACACCTTCTATCTTTACTTCACTTGACAAGGCAGTACACTCTCCCGGCTCTTCCTTGGTAACAGAGACACTTTCTACAGCTTTAAACTCATCTGACACAGGGACATGCTCAGTAGCCACCTCAGCTGACACAGGGCCACCTTCTTCAGTCTGAACCTCAGTAGGAAGAGGTACATTTTCTCCATCCAACACAGGAACACATTCCTCGACCTGAACCTCCATTGTCACTGAAGCATCTTGTGCAGTCTGCACTTCAGTTAACATAGGAGCACCTTCGTCAACCTGCACCTCATCTGTCACTTTTGAATCTTCTGAAGCCTGAACTTCATTCAGCACAGAAGTATCTTTATCAGCCTGAACTTCAGATGTAACAGGAACACATTCAGCTTGAGGCTCAGCCAAAACAGGGAAACCTTCTTCAGTATGCATTTCTGTTAATACTTGAACATCTTCAGCTTGCATCTCAGCTGTCACAGTAACCTCTACTGTAGCCTGAATTTCAGATGGTGCAGGAGCGGTTTCTTCAGCTTTAACCTCAGATAGCACAGGAGCAGCTTCTTCAGCCTGTATCTGAAATAGCACAGAAGCAGTTTCCTCAGCTTGCACATCAGATAGTGCCAGAGCAACTTCTTCAACCTGCACCTCAGATGTCAATGAAAAAGTTTCTTCAGCATGCACCTCAGATAGCAGAGGAGCATCTTCTTCAACCTGCATCTCAGGTGGCACAGAAACAGCTTCTTCAGTCTGGACTTTAAATGGCAAAGAAGCAGATTCTTCACTTTGTACCTCAGATGGCAAAGAGGCAGATTCTTCAGCCTGCACCTCAGAGGGCACAGCAGCAGCTTCTTTAATCTGCACCTCCAATGACACAGGAGCAACATCTTCAACCTGCACCTCAGATGGAACAGGAGCAGCTTCTTCAACCTGCACCTCAGATGGCACAGGAGCAGCTTCTTCAACCTGCACCTCAGATGGCACAGGAGCAGCTTCTTCAACCTGCACTTCTGATTGCACAGAAGCAGTTTCTTCAACCTGCATCTCAGATGGGACAGGAGCAGCTTCTTCAGCCTGCACCTTCAATGACACAGGAGCAGCATCTTCAACCTGCACCTCAGATGGCACAGAAGCAGCATCTTCAACCTGCACCTCAGATGGCACAGAATCAGCATCTTCAACCTGCACCTCAGATGGCACAGGAGCATTTTCTTCAACCTGCACCTCAGATGGCACAGGTGCAGCTTCTTCAACCTGCACTTTAGATGACACAGGAGCAGCTTCTTTGACCTGCGCTTCAGATGGCACAGAAGCAGTTTCTTCAACCTGCACCTCAGATGACACAGGAGAAGCTTCCTTGACCTGCACTTCAGATGGCACATAAGCAGTTTCTTCAACCTGCATCTCAGATGGGACAGGAGCAGTTTCTTTATTCTGCACCTCAGATGGTACAGGAGCACATTCTTCAGCCTGCATCTCTCGTGTCATGGTATCACTTTCTTCAACCTTCACCTCAGCTACCAGAGAAGCACCTACTTCTGTCTGTACTTTGGATGGCACAGCAAAACTTTCTTCAGCCTTCACTTCAGCTAGCACTGGAGCACCGTCTTCTGTCTGCATCTCAGGTGGCACAGAAGTGACCTCTTTTATTTGCGACTCAGGCAGCAAAGGAGAACTTTCTTCAGTATGCACTTCAATTGACACAGGGGCACTTTCTTCATATTGTGCCTCAAGTGACACAGTATCACTCAGTTCAGCCTTCAACTCAGTTGGCAAAGTAGTACTTTCTTCAACCTTCATCTCAGTTAACACAGGAGCAACTTCTTCAGTTTGCACCTCAAGTAGCACCAGATCACCTTCTTTTTTAAGTTCCAATTCAGTTGCCACAATAAAACTTTCATCAGCTTTCATTTCAAATGCCACAGCTTTCATTTCATCTACCACAGGAGCAACTTCTTGGGCTGTCACCTCAGTAGCCACTGGAACACCTTCTTCATTCTGCACATCTGGCTCAGTCTCTAGTGACATAGGAGCAACATCTTTAAATTGTAGCTCAGTTGATATTGGGGCAGGTTCTTGAACATGCTTCACATCTGATGCAACAATAACATCTTCTTGCAGCTTAGATGACACAGTATTACATTCTTTAGCTTCTTTGTCAGATGAGATTGGGACACTCATTTCAGCCTGCACATCTGTATGCACAGAAACACGTTC
The sequence above is drawn from the Rana temporaria chromosome 4, aRanTem1.1, whole genome shotgun sequence genome and encodes:
- the AKAP12 gene encoding A-kinase anchor protein 12 isoform X2, coding for MLGTITLTVEQTEPPKVILNGEQEENMEVAPIDNVSKEKTKEDGQAETAEINAITPVSEEKAESPEQSNENQSSEVGFKKVFKFVGFKFTVKKDKTEKSEPVQLLNVKKDDAEVNGTSGQEENISAAEEGNKETQQETKEDLQQAESPDGAPQPVESPVEVPEEVQIEEESPETEKKKESEPEVEKDKKSPESPTNTVVAETSSPFRRFFTQGWAGLRKKTSFKKSKEEDPQEVEKHIKVEEQEMTEATEAVKEEGEAEKETVEEQAVVQEELSKSESEEPKSPKEEDSQISPEETKAEKAPSDQPENQKPEETVKADEGTMQVSEDKENAPEIVTSALSISSEEKAEIDTLEIKPENQITDVLSPSSVEVTIESQPEVAPKTEVPASDQSELHSSTESADPEKAQEVITTEAELLSSQEKVKAQSSPLKKLFSSSGLRKLSGKKSKGKKDDDAKADVTTEPAPGSSESPEAAEVNGGDSSASSPDESAETSPTEKPVEEEPQAADLEGEGATSDGERKKDGIMPWASFKKLVTPKRRPKRPSESDKEDEVEKAKTSTLSSTDSGGSVENQEEIKEPGEEQKLEKSTEENKKKADSSVSWDALICVGSSKKRARKTSDSDEEEIQRSQEESKKNEGETVQTKEPESESPLTSSQEQQVQESPSPDQASSPTEGDGVSTWQSFKRLVTPRRKSKTKAEEKTDETAVVSNPEQSTSEGEGSKEESWVSFKKLIPGRRKKRSDAKQEQAPLSADQVVHESAEEDSDEPAVVPLAEFDAAELEKLNAQKSVVVSGAADVLGEQKESLENPSDELIHAVTVTLIEGERAVTSLEERAPSWISARVAETIEHAKEVEEATEKIKTEITVEETVVFSTVSQVMAETQSTLMNEVELTSEALTALEEAIETSCAEETTEMLSAVSQLGESVLSTEQATPVPEDDASVQTLQEQKQLTDNILHAVAESAKLSFETINSESVNVSPDVKEDLQEKNLEQRATTLTRDIFAELVENQKTATSVVEEQIEEVIITVTKKVTECITTSLDETVQVRSVEKLSESTVEQTTTVDKDEPVSEKPSESVCVSAYDQDTQCAYISTDEKDDKPVLYATLEKSGEDLKNSAEVQVTEETLDSSETKVVVEEQFTELETAYNELSSQEIADPLKGEQTEEYDSNSVSLLAKESEVDIPTVDVQAEMSVPISSDKEAKECNTVSSKLQEDVIVASDVKHVQEPAPISTELQFKDVAPMSLETEPDVQNEEGVPVATEVTAQEVAPVVDEMKAVAFEMKADESFIVATELELKKEGDLVLLEVQTEEVAPVLTEMKVEESTTLPTELKAELSDTVSLEAQYEESAPVSIEVHTEESSPLLPESQIKEVTSVPPEMQTEDGAPVLAEVKAEESFAVPSKVQTEVGASLVAEVKVEESDTMTREMQAEECAPVPSEVQNKETAPVPSEMQVEETAYVPSEVQVKEASPVSSEVQVEETASVPSEAQVKEAAPVSSKVQVEEAAPVPSEVQVEENAPVPSEVQVEDADSVPSEVQVEDAASVPSEVQVEDAAPVSLKVQAEEAAPVPSEMQVEETASVQSEVQVEEAAPVPSEVQVEEAAPVPSEVQVEEAAPVPSEVQVEDVAPVSLEVQIKEAAAVPSEVQAEESASLPSEVQSEESASLPFKVQTEEAVSVPPEMQVEEDAPLLSEVHAEETFSLTSEVQVEEVALALSDVQAEETASVLFQIQAEEAAPVLSEVKAEETAPAPSEIQATVEVTVTAEMQAEDVQVLTEMHTEEGFPVLAEPQAECVPVTSEVQADKDTSVLNEVQASEDSKVTDEVQVDEGAPMLTEVQTAQDASVTMEVQVEECVPVLDGENVPLPTEVQTEEGGPVSAEVATEHVPVSDEFKAVESVSVTKEEPGECTALSSEVKIEGVPVLPEEPAEKDFAASTELQVKESHLKCVEGKAEEAINMSDKVDVEDITPGLVEEVVLVEEQAKEEVLVEEDVPVSAELQDTKDIPISGQAEVSNQGQIEEGVTTLVEKKVDEDVVPDELTNECVSDVQTENLEQIEEGILVSAMEKVICFVDDHFDSTGTTSEPIHVEDTKALDEETKRAVEFTIEQHEDKCESGSLSNVVNQLSLIEEVKEVREELITTDIPEFETSEASNVSETVTAAAVEEKMLEETVKPIETPSDCIQLIEKPDLNLQSEDHTQNPEEAPTLVASVSQKAAAIVDAAIEAATNCFVVDASSQDETPKGSTVTHQTEETIVESNNTKTSITTTVHITVATTVEKVIEKTNDHECVSTERQNQEDEFVSQVQEPVHEPINVLSTSAQTKGIETDDENKPSTQECVVIPSTDLVDSGPAGTTLNLEEESKPSSISIQEDIHKTSVQSDSPSTDTQEKARPVES